DNA from Solanum stenotomum isolate F172 chromosome 3, ASM1918654v1, whole genome shotgun sequence:
AGTGAGTTTTACATcaagagaaaacaaaataacaaaaatacaatccTTGTTTTTCTTACAATGAGTTTAAAATGAAGCAAGTGaacttttatgttttaaaaaatgaaaattaacttACGGTAGCTGTAAGGAGATTTAGATGGAGGATGCTCATGGGCAGATATATAAAATGGTGATTGCATATTAATGCTGTCACACTGTTAGTTGTATTATTAGATGTTCGTATCTTTGTCCTAGCACCAGTATGAGGGAGCATGTCTTCCTTGGAACAGACGGTCTTCATTAGTCCCATGTTGGAATATCTAAAAGGATAGGACTAATCATCCCCTATAGAAAGGGGGAAGAAAGGGACTAATTACTACTCCCTTCATCTCAAATTAtctgtcatttttcttttttacacgCCCCTTAAGAAAACATCAATTAGGAAGAGTTTTTGACTATTTTACCCTCATATATTGTCTTAAGATATAATctcttcattaaatatttactcTATTGAGGAGTCTGAAGTCTTTAAGAATAACTACTACTAAGGaatggaaaaaagataaaattaattttatcttaaacttctaaaatgataaataatttgagataaaaagtatttttagaaattacgaTAGATAATTTgagacggagagagtatatattaaattcatgatGTTGGAATGCATTGAATAGTAACTCCAGGTGAAATTTGCAGTATGACCGATGACGTAAACATTATCAATCTCCATCTTGGACTTCTGTGGCATGGCTTAATCTTACCGGTGTGTTCTTTATGAATCTCAGGGCATTGGACAGACAAGGAATATCCCTACATCAGAATCAGAAAGACTTGCAACCCACTCATCCAGAGTGTCAAAATCTAATTTTCACTGCAGGTCTTTTCTCTtgatcattttatattttttaacttcTCTAAATTTTATTGAGAAGCTttcaaaagaaagcagttgccTATAAATTTTAATTCTGAATATACTAGAGAAAATAATGAAGGTAGTACTCATCTTTTATGATCACTGATATTCTTCTTTGATCTCCAGTGACATCCACATTACCAGAAACATATCATGCCCTGTCTCGCCAATCGGTAGCCCTCTTTTAAATCCAAGGTCACCTCAACACCTAAACGGGAGGCTGTCTCCCTCACCCATATCAAGTCCTATCACCATGTCTGGCTCATCAACACCACTCTCTGGAGGGACTGGTGCTATTCCATTTCATCATCTTAATCAGTCAGTTTACTTACAGGAGGCAGCATCACTTCCACAGAGTCCTTACATGAATAGTCCTTCTTACTGGGATCCTGATGTTTTACGAGGGCCACCATCAGGATCTCATGCTTTCCGGGAATTGGCATCCTCTCAAAATGATTCTCTTGGAAAGCAGTTTGGGAGGACTACAGGAGGAGAGCTTTATGATGGGCAGTCAGTGCTGGCCAATCGGGTGTCTCAGCAACTCTTAAGGGATCATGTGAAATTGGTTCCTTCACTAGATCTAAACCCTTGTCCTCCTTTCGAACGGACAGGTGAAGCATGATTTTTTCTCTGTCAGATACAACATTCATGGGAGACTTTCCAGTTACTATCAGTGTATGTTGGTAACTTTGAAGGAAAGCTGATTTGCACAATAAGGATCCACCGGGGGAAAAACTAGGAAATAAAATAGCATCTTCTTGAGCAGAACTTTATCCATTGTCGAGATCAACCAGCTGATCTTATTACCTCCGTCCTCCCTTGGGTCTAGTGTTACAAAGATGAAGCTTACTTCCCAGTGAATCTTTTGACTTTCATTGTAGCATCTGTGGACAGTGAAGCAGTTTGTAAAGTGTTGAGTGCCTTAGATCAGATTTGATGACCGAATGCGAGCCGTGAAAGGGGAGACTAGCTTCAAGTGATTCAATGTATAGCTGATCCTTCAACATGACATTTGTGGTACCAAACTTGTATATTTATGCTGTCCCATAGAAGAGAGAACAAAAGAAGCAAGCGTGGAAATTAAATAGGATTAGGGCCCTttatcttcctcctcttccCCCTTTGTGGACAGGAGGTTGGGGTTTGTTGTACAGTAAACAATGAACTGAAAATATTGCTGATTAAACAAGATCAGAGATGACAGCACATTTCTTATCAACAATTTGACCTTGTGACTTCTGCTGTGTCTTAACTGAGTCAAACTTCAAGTATGTCATAATTCGAAAGACGTTTCCTGCATTATTCACTGCATTTTGACCATGTCTATGGGTCCTAATAAATTCCTCATTAACAGGTCGTTTGGTTGGAAACAAGAGTTATTAAGTGTGAAATAAATAATTCCAGATTGCCTAGTACCTTCAACCAAATGTAGGATAAAATAGTTCTTAGATTATTCTTTCTTATACCTCACACCGAAGAGTATATTAGTCTCCATTCCCTTGTAAGTGATATGTTAGCCTTTTTAATTTGTACCAAAATAGGTAAACTATCAAGAAAGGTATTCAAAATTACCCTTGTAAAACagatttcaaaaaaagaaaaagaacttgTCTACGTTTTCTTATGCATTAACCAAAAGGCTGTGGTAAAATAACCACTTAATTGACTTTTTTTAATGGGTGTGGCAACCCcttgcaaaataatttaaaagaaactgGCTATATGCTCCAAATGCACGACATGGAATGAGCCAAAGGCCTCCTGGTTTGAGATTCCCAGTGTTGTAATGCTTTACAAACCACAAGATACACAGCACAGCAATGTGCAAATCCTCTTTACACAAAAGCAAGATTTAAAATTGCATGTTATGTTAGTGAACTAAACTAATGGTAAAATCCCACAATCTTTTTGCCAATCCAGCATCGTTAGCTTGGGGGCTTGCCTCAGCTATGTTGCAGTCTGCATAATTTTTGCCACTTACACCTTTAACATCAGGATGCAAAGCCACATAACATGTTGTTGCAGCTCCCTGCAGAGACCACTTCAGGATAAAGAAACTTATGCAGACAAACATTGCTTCCCTACCAAACAGAAAGAGGTGCAACAGCCAAAACTAAGGATTCAATGTCATAACTAATTTATACATGTCAAAGATATCTCATTCCCTTAACCCTCATAGCCACCAGGTGCCCTATATTTGCTAGCTGTTTTCATAAGGGCGTGGAATTGAAACTATAACAGTAGAAGCAGAGAAAAGAAAGGACCTATGAGGtactcttcttttttaaaaaaaagaaaaaagggtgACAAAAGTCACTACTATAGATAATCTTCATGAATCATGATTTCGAAATTAAATTCAAGTTCTAGAAATCACATATCTAGCATTTCGTGGCCCTTGTGTGTTTGTTAAAGATTATCAGCCTAAAACAAAAGAATCAATAGGACTTCCAGCACTCCAACATTACCTGCTCAACATTTTTCATCACATGCTTGCCAATGACATCAACAATGCCTGCATCACATAAAAGAGTACAGTGGATTAAACATTTctgaaaactaaaagaaaaaaaaagaaggtaaaatgTAAACAAGCTTCATGCATAAAGGATAATCACAAGACTCTAAACCACTTAACCATTATTCTCAAGGTCTATTAATTTGAGGTGAGATATTGACGAAATCATGAAGATGTTTATAAAACTCATAAAACTAGCAGATATCCAGTTAGGTTTCTGTTACAATGTAAATAACAAATTTTCAAGCGTTGGTGAAGATCAAGACATAAGAACACATGTCAGAAACAAGCAACTGAGAAGACCCACTATGGACAGCTTCGAACCAGATTTGGCTCGTTAGATGATTACGAGCTCAAGGGAGCATCATCTGATAGGTGTTGTTCATTCTCAACACCAGCAATTTTAACTTAATTCCTCACCTATAAAGTCATGAAGCAAGAACACAATGCAAACAATCAAGAGTATACCATCCAGTGGAAATTTACATGTTGCACCCATACAGAAATAGGCAGAACACATGACTCAGAAGTCAAAGAGATTACCACTGATAATGCTGTGCTGACGGAAAAGGTTGGTGGCAATGGCTCCTGGATGAAGCGAATTAGCTGTAATCTCCACGCCCTCATCCTTTTCAAGAAAATGACCACATTATTACTCCTAGAGGGAATGTCCACATTATTATTCTTAAAATGGATAAAGAGCTTATCGTCTACTTATACTAGATACCATTGTGAAGCAAGGTACCAAAAGGTTCTGTAAGCCTGGTAATATTAGTTAATGAGAGGGTTCAATATAACTAGTTCATGCCTAATCAGAAAAAAGAAGGAACAACCTGTGCTAATCTCTATTCTAGGAGTACGGAACTTTAATGTTTGTAATGATAAAAATTGCACCTCAAAAAGTGTACAACACAATATCACATTGACAGACACTGTAATCGATGATGCTTTCTTGAAAACATTTGTAGCAAATGCTGAAATTTATAGGTTTTGTTTTAAGTACTTGTGTAGCAGCAAGTACAATGCCTAAAGACTTCTACTATTATGGTTTTTCCGCTTGCAATCCTCAATCTACTCCAGGAAAATATCTACAGTTGAGGAGGTTTCAGTTCATGGTAAATCCATTTGACAATTACTAGGTCTcaaatttgacatatttaaATGACATAGCTGTATAGTCTGGTAGAATTCTTTAATCAAATGTATCAGAAAATTCAATCTTCAAACACATTTAACAGTTTATTTGATCAGTGTGTACCTTTAGATGTCTAGCAAGTTCATTAGCATGCAGCACATTCGCAAGCTTTGACTGACCATATGCAGACAGTCCATTATACCTGAGGATCATTCATCCACATATGTCAAAGACCTTTGACAACATTTTTTAGGCATAAGCACATTTCATCTATTTTCTGGAAACAACATATGTAAACACTCCTCATGACTGCACATAAATGATCAATAACTTTGGGTTAAACATCTTTGTCCCTTTCATTACTGAGAATTAGGGACAATTATTctccaaatattttaaattcatgaagGGCGTAAGTTTTCTCCAGTAGTCACTGGAAGTAGCAGGGTTATATGTTTTTTCATTCCAACATGGTTGATGATAAGACAACCAAGGAAATTAGATCCTGTTTCTCGCAGATACTGAGTCCTAATGAGAGTAGATAGGGAGATCGCAAAGATAAGTTCCTTACACTCAGTTCTCTACTGATACTCTCTGCAGTGTATACAATATCTTCTGCCATTGTGGGACACTAGTATATACACTAGTCAAATTTGTATGGAAGAAAATCAAAGACTCAGCAACTAAAGAATTAGCACTCAAAAGATATGTCAGACTATAGCATGTTCACCCTGATTGATCATTAATCTTGTCAAACCAAATCCCTTCATTGTAAGAAAATTTGTGGCGACGTGAGGAGACATTAACAATCCTCCCTTCTTTTCTACTCTCACGAGCTGTTTTTTTCATGGTGTCCAGCAATAAATTTGTCAAAAGGAAGTGGCCTGCAATAAAATATACTCTGTCAATCATCCTTTAATGTGATGCAATTTGACTTCAATATCACCAAAAACATAATTTGCGCACAAGATGTCAGGAAGTCATGCAGAAATCTAAGAATATAGAACCTTACCAAACGAAGGAGAACTATGACAATAAAACAATTAGCATTCAGCACTAAAAACACCAACTAGGATACCCACATTAAGTGATACTTAACTAGAAAAGATGTCATAAAATTATGCAAAACTCTAGGAAACACAACCTCACAAACTAAGGACTATGAGCACTAAAGACAAGGAAGTAACAATGTAGACATAAACTAAGCCAGTTTTGTTTGTCAAGACATGGTAACCATCTAAGTTATCACAGTCGGTCTAACAAGCAGGACATAGATTGATACACAATAAACACTTAACGACAAAATTGACCTCATAATTCCAGTGTTAAGGCCCAAAGGCTGGATATTTGTGTTAATTTATCATCTCCATAGAAAATCCCCAGCCCTTCTATTCTCACTTTCATTGACTAGTTCGTTTCAGTGTTAAGTAGTAGGAAATGTTGTACATCTTACCAACATGGTTTGTTGCAAATTGCAGCTCAATCTTATCCTTGGAAAGTGTGAATGGGGTTGCCATGATTCCTGCATTGTTACTTTGCCACAAGATTGCAATTATCTAGTTACTTCTGTGCTCATCAGTCAGCCTAAAACACAAGTACCATGCTTATGAATGCAAGTCCTGTTCACCCTAATGGTGGTAGGAGGAAGGctcaaataatattatttgtagATTATTTATCAGCACACTGACCTTCACCATATCAGCAACCAAATCTGAATAGCCTTGGATTCAGTCTGTCGCCTTTTAGTATTGTAAAGTAAAAAGGACATGCAGGTATTATTACCTATGATGAATTATCGCTTCTTTGAGACAATTAACATAATAATTAGGGGTTGTCAATAGAAGTGAAATCTGATATTACAAATAAGTATTACTGATAACATTAAATTTCTAAGTTCCAATAATTTTACTTTCGTATTGTCTGAAGCTTCCGATGGAACAGGAAATAGAGGCCGGAAACCGTCCAAAAGGTCACATTACATTATACATAGTAATAtaaattgctcacttttaaAAAAGAGTGTGTTAATTTTGCATTGTCTGAATCGTGGAGTATGAAAAAGTGACCTCCATATTTATATTGACATCATAGCAAACAGAAAGCTTATCATATGTACAGCAGAGAAGGAAAACTCTGGAGATAAACCAAATAAGTTCAATATGTTACACTCAAATAAGGAATTACAGTTCATCAAAGATGCTTCCTACGATATTTATTGACTAACATATTTAATGTAGTGTATAGAATATATTTTGGAACTTAATGTATTAAGTAATCTCATTTCTACACTTCTCTAATCATTCAAGACATTCTATTTCAACTGTTAGATAAGGTTACCTAATAATATAGACCTGGAGCATACTGTGTTTGAGAATTGACACATAACAACCGTTAGCTACCCTTAATGTCTTTTTAACTACTTACTTTTCTCTTGTTTCTTTGTTTAGATACATACATCAATAGCTTATGCCTGTACGGTCACACCTTTTATGAGAACTTAGGGATAGAAATGAGCATAAGACTCACAGCAGATATGTGTACTTTCTCTAATACAAGATTCCCAGTTTTTGAGACTTCAAAGTAAGCACTTACATAAGCACTTacagtttagaaggctgtgattggtccaaagggcgggtcacagatgGATTTCtcagttatcaaaaaaaaaaaaaagtaagcaCTTACATAAGCAGGTTTAGAGGAAGGCCTAAAGAATTGTAATTTGATGCGAAATTCCTCACAGATGCAAGTGAACTGAGATCCAACTCCAAGGCATCAATTTTAGCTTGTGGGACATCTTTAATTATCGTCTCTTTAACCTGTTCTCCAGCAGAGATATTCCTGACCCCCATAATTACATGCACACCTCGCAATGCAAGAACACGTGCAGTTTCCGCACCAATTCCACTTGATGCTCCTGTTTACCATCACGGACATGAAAGTGTGTAAATAGTAGCACGTATCGACAAAGACAAAGCAACACTGAGAAACTGTCAACATTCAAATACTACAACATCTACATGAATCCTTCATACACATTTTGGTCTATTTGGTTCCTTTCATTCCATTCGATCATACAAGATTCATTCA
Protein-coding regions in this window:
- the LOC125858185 gene encoding short-chain dehydrogenase TIC 32, chloroplastic-like, encoding MWFLSKKGHSGFSPYSTAEEVTQGIDGSALTAIVTGASSGIGAETARVLALRGVHVIMGVRNISAGEQVKETIIKDVPQAKIDALELDLSSLASVRNFASNYNSLGLPLNLLINNAGIMATPFTLSKDKIELQFATNHVGHFLLTNLLLDTMKKTARESRKEGRIVNVSSRRHKFSYNEGIWFDKINDQSGYNGLSAYGQSKLANVLHANELARHLKDEGVEITANSLHPGAIATNLFRQHSIISGIVDVIGKHVMKNVEQGAATTCYVALHPDVKGVSGKNYADCNIAEASPQANDAGLAKRLWDFTISLVH